In Spiroplasma litorale, a single genomic region encodes these proteins:
- a CDS encoding phosphoglycerate kinase, whose translation MKKTLNDVNVNGKTVLVRVDFNVPIKDGIITDDNRIRAALPTINYLIENNAKIVLFSHLSRIKEEADKSKKSLQPISKKLEEILGKKVLFVNQTRGTELETSIKNLKEGEVLLFENTRFEDVKNNEVVKFESKNNEELGKYWASLGDVFVNDAFGTAHRKHASNVGIASNISESCVGFLVQKELEMLSKGIDKPEHPFVAIIGGAKVSDKIGVIDNLLKKADKIIIGGGMAFTFFKAQGHSIGKSLCEEDKIDLAKSYLDKAEGKIVLPVDSATNNEFKDSKPSFAGLDLPEDQMGLDIGPKSIDLFQSILKDAKTVAWNGPMGVFEFENFKNGTVGVCEAIANLDGAFTLIGGGDSAAAAIQLGYKDKFTHISTGGGASLEYMEGKVLPGVDIIKNK comes from the coding sequence ATGAAAAAAACATTAAATGATGTAAATGTTAACGGTAAAACAGTTTTAGTTAGAGTTGATTTTAATGTTCCTATTAAAGACGGAATAATTACAGATGATAACAGAATTAGAGCGGCTTTACCAACTATTAATTATTTAATAGAAAACAACGCAAAAATTGTTTTATTTTCACATTTAAGCAGAATAAAAGAAGAGGCTGACAAATCAAAAAAATCTCTTCAACCAATTTCAAAAAAATTAGAAGAAATTTTAGGAAAAAAAGTGTTATTTGTTAACCAAACAAGAGGAACAGAATTAGAAACTTCTATTAAAAACCTTAAAGAAGGAGAAGTTCTATTATTTGAAAATACAAGATTTGAAGATGTTAAGAATAATGAAGTTGTTAAATTCGAATCAAAAAATAATGAAGAATTAGGAAAGTATTGAGCAAGTTTAGGAGATGTTTTTGTAAATGATGCATTTGGTACCGCACATAGAAAACATGCTTCAAACGTAGGTATAGCATCAAATATATCTGAAAGTTGTGTAGGATTTTTAGTTCAAAAAGAATTAGAAATGTTATCAAAAGGTATTGATAAACCTGAACACCCTTTTGTTGCAATTATTGGTGGAGCAAAAGTTTCAGATAAAATTGGAGTAATTGATAACCTACTTAAAAAAGCAGATAAAATTATAATTGGTGGAGGAATGGCATTTACATTCTTCAAAGCACAAGGACATTCAATAGGTAAATCACTTTGTGAAGAAGATAAAATTGATCTTGCAAAAAGTTATTTAGATAAAGCAGAAGGTAAAATTGTATTACCAGTAGATTCAGCAACAAATAACGAATTTAAGGATTCAAAACCAAGTTTTGCTGGTTTGGATCTTCCTGAAGATCAAATGGGGCTAGATATTGGTCCAAAATCAATTGATTTATTCCAAAGTATACTTAAAGATGCTAAAACAGTTGCTTGAAACGGTCCGATGGGTGTTTTTGAGTTTGAAAACTTTAAAAACGGTACTGTTGGTGTTTGTGAAGCTATTGCAAATTTAGATGGTGCATTTACTTTAATTGGTGGTGGAGATTCTGCTGCAGCTGCAATACAACTTGGTTATAAAGATAAATTTACACATATTTCAACTGGTGGTGGTGCATCTCTTGAATATATGGAAGGTAAAGTTTTACCAGGAGTAGACATAATTAAAAATAAATAA
- a CDS encoding DnaD domain protein → MNLYKYIVSLNDIIDRPSSKILTYLYQPIVGIQAITIYKTLLEEGLIAKELKNYNFNMLRIFNLTSLSEEQYFENIKKLEAVGLLKTLINYKKEFYMFNLYSPLEPINFFDSEAFNSCLFNKIGKTDYEIIRYIFRDDNKTLYQDNGCVDISSSFNDVFSSILNNKNINEVSHLKPKPSKNCLFIEEDFKKIVDEIKKRNFVFEISLDLAKKWFNELYLLYKFRVEDFISLFSKIDKNVITKGDKNRIFALAESIKNNLFKNQNIAQFDGKEHMNRQKNLKIKEMETIKPNLYLKALLGLKTLNDDQKNLLKDLSMNYKLRDSVINCLIEFSFLKNEKLIVTNYIFKIAKSLNENSIKTADMAMEYLINAHKNSKNSKVKFSNDNGWSEAKNKKTYEVNVENDVKLDIKAWGDL, encoded by the coding sequence TTGAATCTTTATAAATATATAGTTAGTTTAAATGACATAATTGATAGACCTAGTTCAAAGATATTAACTTACCTTTATCAACCTATAGTAGGTATACAGGCAATTACAATATATAAAACTTTGCTTGAAGAAGGTTTAATAGCCAAGGAGTTAAAGAACTACAATTTTAATATGCTTAGAATATTTAACTTAACTAGTCTTTCTGAGGAACAATATTTTGAAAATATTAAAAAATTAGAAGCTGTTGGACTTTTAAAAACATTGATTAACTATAAAAAAGAGTTTTATATGTTTAATCTGTACTCACCTTTAGAACCAATTAATTTTTTTGATAGCGAAGCATTTAACTCATGTTTATTTAATAAAATTGGAAAAACTGATTATGAAATTATTAGATATATTTTCCGTGATGATAATAAAACTTTATATCAAGATAATGGTTGTGTGGACATTTCTTCATCATTTAATGATGTTTTTAGTTCTATTTTAAATAATAAAAATATAAATGAAGTTTCTCATTTGAAACCTAAACCTTCTAAAAATTGTTTATTTATTGAAGAAGATTTTAAAAAAATTGTTGATGAAATAAAAAAAAGAAATTTTGTTTTTGAAATAAGTTTAGATCTTGCGAAAAAATGATTTAACGAGTTATATTTACTTTATAAATTTAGAGTAGAGGATTTTATATCTTTATTTTCAAAAATTGATAAAAATGTAATAACAAAAGGTGATAAAAATAGAATATTTGCTTTAGCAGAATCTATAAAAAACAATCTTTTTAAAAATCAAAATATTGCTCAATTCGATGGTAAAGAGCACATGAATAGACAAAAAAATCTTAAAATTAAAGAAATGGAAACAATTAAACCAAATCTATATTTAAAAGCTTTGTTAGGTTTGAAAACTTTGAATGATGATCAAAAAAACCTATTAAAAGATTTATCAATGAATTACAAACTTAGAGATAGTGTAATAAATTGCCTAATTGAGTTTTCATTTCTAAAAAATGAGAAACTAATAGTAACAAATTATATATTTAAAATTGCAAAATCATTGAACGAAAACTCAATTAAAACTGCAGATATGGCTATGGAATATTTAATTAATGCACACAAAAACTCAAAAAACTCAAAAGTAAAATTTTCAAATGATAATGGTTGATCAGAAGCAAAAAATAAAAAAACTTATGAAGTAAATGTTGAAAATGATGTTAAATTAGATATAAAAGCATGAGGCGACCTATAA
- the polA gene encoding DNA polymerase I produces MKKYLLVDGNSLLFRAFYSSFGRVTLTTTSGTPTNAVFSFINMLFNINTKFNYDSIIVAFDKGKKTFRHEKLPSYKDGRQKTPQELVLQFPIVREFLSSANIKWYEIDNYEADDILGTISKKLELENDNLIHILTSDQDMYQLISEKTFVLSPQTGTSDILIYDRYKLNEKWGIEPEQVADYKGLRGDQSDNIKGVQGIGEKTAKELLNIYNSIENIYKNIEEIKGAKKEKLINGKEDAFLSKEIATIYIDVKMDFCFDDTKIDYEKLKPFFQKYEMLSLVKKYCQNIEPSKNLSSYKIIDVWNQSYECELNSIYIEILNDNYQIPDVVGIAISNDKGTFYFKNLGQKEVNIFNWNENAVDNEFQSFLLNKKFDTYDIKKTIITLKNMGYNVNLENFEYDMMLATYVLNSSIKSNFDSHLIFLKPEYELKTFEEIFGKGAKKTKNINDKDKEEYIIEKSILIKDLKKEVFDKLNASNQYFLYSDMELKFAKVLIEMEIEGVLIDTNELKLQTKNIIEQINILEEDVKIDFKDFIDLDFNINSPKQLKELLYDKLKLPNSNKGSTDKETLEKLVDINPTISKILLLRKLQKLYSTYLKGFEKYIYADKKIHTIFNQTLTTTGRLSSIYPNIQNISIRDEIQREFRKIFVCEEGYTFLSFDYSQIELRVLADVANVKSLINSFENNKDIHEEAAKKIFGIEDRQVTKDERRIAKTFNFGILYGLSDFGLSKDLNITVKKAKEYIESYYNSFPEILEFKKSTIEFAKQFSYVVTLASRRRYIYELQSTNFMVRQFGERAAVNAVIQGTAADILKVAMININDIFKSKNIFMVAQIHDEIIFKIKKNDVEKAIPIIEDNMKQAYEYILKNYNHNRSSRVSLDVNYSVGKNWLELK; encoded by the coding sequence ATGAAAAAATATTTATTAGTTGACGGTAATTCATTATTATTCAGAGCATTTTATAGTTCTTTTGGAAGGGTAACTTTAACAACAACTTCAGGAACTCCTACAAATGCAGTTTTTTCTTTTATCAATATGCTTTTTAACATAAATACAAAATTTAATTATGATTCAATCATAGTTGCTTTTGATAAAGGTAAAAAAACATTTAGACATGAAAAGTTACCTTCTTATAAAGATGGAAGACAAAAAACTCCTCAGGAGTTAGTTTTACAATTTCCAATAGTAAGGGAATTTTTAAGCAGTGCAAATATAAAGTGATATGAAATTGATAACTATGAAGCTGATGATATATTAGGGACAATTTCTAAAAAATTAGAGTTAGAAAATGATAATCTGATTCATATTCTTACAAGCGACCAAGATATGTACCAATTAATTTCAGAAAAAACATTCGTTCTTTCACCACAAACAGGTACTAGTGACATACTAATATATGATAGGTACAAGCTAAATGAAAAATGAGGTATAGAACCTGAACAGGTTGCCGATTATAAAGGACTAAGAGGAGACCAATCAGATAACATAAAAGGTGTGCAAGGAATTGGTGAAAAAACAGCTAAAGAACTACTAAATATATATAACTCAATAGAAAATATATATAAAAACATTGAAGAAATTAAAGGTGCAAAAAAAGAAAAACTTATTAATGGTAAAGAAGATGCTTTTTTATCTAAAGAAATTGCAACAATTTATATAGATGTAAAAATGGATTTTTGTTTTGATGATACAAAAATTGATTATGAAAAACTAAAACCTTTTTTTCAAAAATATGAAATGTTATCTTTGGTAAAAAAATATTGTCAAAACATAGAACCTTCTAAAAATCTTAGTTCATACAAAATAATTGATGTATGAAATCAAAGTTATGAATGTGAATTAAATTCAATATATATTGAAATATTAAACGATAACTATCAAATACCAGATGTTGTTGGTATTGCAATTTCAAATGATAAAGGTACTTTTTACTTCAAAAATTTAGGTCAAAAAGAAGTTAATATATTTAATTGAAATGAAAATGCAGTTGATAATGAATTCCAAAGTTTTTTGTTAAATAAAAAATTTGATACATATGATATTAAAAAAACTATAATTACATTAAAAAACATGGGTTATAATGTAAATTTAGAAAATTTTGAATATGATATGATGCTTGCTACATATGTTCTAAACTCTTCAATAAAATCGAATTTTGATTCGCATCTGATATTCTTAAAACCTGAATACGAATTAAAAACTTTTGAAGAAATATTTGGAAAAGGAGCAAAAAAAACAAAAAATATAAATGATAAAGATAAAGAAGAATATATAATTGAAAAATCAATTTTAATAAAAGACCTTAAAAAAGAAGTGTTTGATAAGTTAAATGCTTCAAACCAATATTTCTTATATAGTGACATGGAACTTAAGTTTGCTAAGGTTTTAATAGAAATGGAAATTGAAGGTGTGCTTATTGATACAAATGAGTTAAAACTACAAACCAAAAATATAATAGAACAAATTAATATTCTTGAAGAAGATGTAAAAATTGACTTTAAAGATTTTATTGATTTAGACTTTAATATTAATTCCCCTAAACAGCTTAAAGAATTATTGTATGATAAACTAAAACTACCTAACTCTAATAAAGGAAGCACAGATAAAGAAACGCTTGAGAAACTTGTTGATATAAACCCAACAATAAGTAAAATTTTGCTACTTAGAAAGCTACAAAAACTATATTCAACATATTTAAAAGGTTTTGAAAAATATATATATGCAGACAAAAAAATACATACTATATTTAATCAAACGCTTACAACAACAGGTAGATTAAGTTCTATTTATCCAAATATTCAAAATATTTCAATACGTGATGAAATACAAAGAGAGTTTAGAAAAATATTTGTTTGTGAAGAAGGCTACACATTTTTAAGTTTTGACTATTCACAAATTGAACTAAGAGTTCTTGCTGATGTCGCAAACGTAAAAAGTTTAATAAACTCTTTTGAAAATAACAAAGATATACATGAAGAAGCTGCGAAAAAAATATTTGGAATTGAAGATCGCCAAGTAACCAAAGATGAAAGAAGAATAGCTAAAACTTTTAATTTTGGTATTTTGTATGGATTAAGTGATTTTGGACTTTCTAAGGATTTAAATATAACCGTTAAAAAAGCAAAAGAATATATAGAAAGTTACTATAACTCGTTTCCAGAAATTTTAGAGTTTAAAAAAAGTACAATTGAGTTTGCAAAACAATTTAGTTATGTAGTAACTCTGGCAAGTAGACGTAGATATATTTACGAATTACAAAGCACAAATTTTATGGTTAGACAGTTTGGTGAGAGAGCTGCTGTAAATGCCGTTATACAAGGAACAGCTGCAGACATATTAAAAGTTGCAATGATAAATATTAATGATATTTTTAAAAGCAAAAATATATTTATGGTTGCACAAATTCATGATGAAATTATATTTAAAATTAAAAAAAATGATGTTGAAAAAGCAATCCCAATAATTGAAGATAATATGAAACAAGCATATGAATATATACTTAAAAATTATAATCACAATAGGTCTTCGAGAGTTAGTTTAGATGTAAATTATAGCGTCGGTAAAAACTGATTAGAATTAAAATAG
- the gap gene encoding type I glyceraldehyde-3-phosphate dehydrogenase yields the protein MKKIAINGFGRIGRLAFRQLFELKDIEIVAINDLTSADTLAYLLEFDSAHGQFMSGKISSKEGAIVVDGKEISILAEKDASQLPWKKLGIDLVIECTGFYVSKEKSQAHIDAGAKKVIISAPATGELKTVVFGVNHKEITPDDLIVSAASCTTNCMSPVAKVLDEKFGIVKGLMNTIHAVTNDQRLLDLPHSDLRRGRAAAWNIVPSKTGAAAAVGKVLPNLKGKLDGLALRVPVITGSIVDLTLELGKEVTVESINSAVEDAVKKDADLALAMQYCTKPIVSQDVISSRYGSIFDATLTKVMTVDGKQMVKVFSWYDNENSFTSQFIRTIKYMLSL from the coding sequence ATGAAAAAAATTGCGATTAATGGATTTGGTAGAATAGGACGTCTAGCATTTAGACAATTATTTGAATTAAAAGATATAGAAATAGTAGCTATAAATGACTTAACAAGTGCAGATACACTTGCTTACTTATTGGAGTTTGACTCAGCACATGGTCAATTTATGTCTGGTAAAATTTCATCAAAAGAGGGGGCTATTGTAGTTGACGGTAAAGAAATTTCAATTCTTGCTGAAAAAGACGCTTCACAACTTCCTTGAAAAAAACTAGGAATTGATTTGGTAATAGAATGTACTGGATTTTATGTTTCTAAAGAAAAATCACAAGCTCATATAGATGCTGGAGCAAAAAAAGTTATAATTTCAGCACCAGCAACTGGTGAATTAAAAACAGTGGTATTTGGAGTTAACCACAAAGAAATTACTCCTGACGATTTAATAGTTTCTGCAGCTTCATGTACAACAAACTGTATGTCACCCGTAGCAAAAGTATTAGATGAAAAATTTGGTATAGTAAAAGGTTTAATGAATACAATTCATGCTGTAACTAATGATCAAAGATTATTAGATTTACCACATAGTGATTTACGTCGTGGACGTGCAGCTGCTTGAAATATTGTTCCAAGTAAAACTGGAGCAGCAGCAGCAGTTGGTAAAGTATTACCAAACTTAAAAGGTAAATTAGATGGTTTAGCACTTCGTGTGCCAGTTATTACTGGTTCAATAGTTGACCTAACTTTAGAATTAGGAAAAGAAGTAACAGTTGAATCAATCAATAGCGCAGTAGAAGACGCAGTTAAAAAAGATGCTGACTTAGCATTAGCAATGCAATATTGTACAAAACCAATAGTTTCACAAGATGTTATTTCATCAAGATATGGATCAATTTTTGATGCAACATTAACAAAAGTTATGACTGTTGATGGTAAACAAATGGTTAAAGTGTTCTCATGATATGATAATGAAAACTCATTTACATCACAATTTATCCGTACAATAAAATACATGTTATCTTTATAA
- the mutM gene encoding DNA-formamidopyrimidine glycosylase, whose product MPELPEVETVVSILNKNARNKKIVSIDVVYPKLIKTEISLEDFKKRVSNKIINEVNRIGKYIIFDIGVDVLISHLRMEGKWYYINNLELINQKHIELIFYLDNDYMLVYHDTRKFGTINLEEKQFYKFKEPIKKLGPEPFVKEVNGLYFSNAMSKSNKYIKTVLLDQTKISGIGNIYADEILFDSKIHPENKANNLSIDNYICIYNSSKKILKRAIELGGSTISTYKAGHGISGKFQNELKVHLRKGENCFNCSNKIFKIKVNGRGTYYCEYCQIKY is encoded by the coding sequence ATGCCAGAATTACCAGAAGTTGAAACCGTTGTTTCAATTCTTAATAAAAATGCGCGAAATAAAAAAATTGTTAGCATTGATGTTGTATATCCAAAACTTATTAAAACAGAAATATCATTAGAAGATTTTAAAAAAAGAGTAAGCAACAAGATTATAAATGAAGTTAATAGAATTGGTAAATATATAATCTTTGATATAGGTGTAGATGTTTTGATTAGTCATTTAAGAATGGAAGGCAAATGATATTATATAAATAATTTGGAATTAATAAATCAAAAACATATAGAATTGATATTTTATTTAGATAATGATTATATGTTGGTATATCATGACACACGTAAGTTTGGAACAATCAATTTAGAAGAAAAGCAATTTTATAAATTTAAAGAACCAATAAAAAAATTAGGACCTGAACCTTTTGTAAAAGAAGTTAATGGTCTATATTTTAGTAATGCAATGAGTAAATCAAATAAATATATTAAAACAGTGTTATTAGACCAGACTAAAATATCGGGTATTGGGAATATATACGCAGATGAAATTTTATTTGATTCAAAAATACACCCAGAAAATAAAGCTAATAATTTAAGTATAGACAATTATATTTGTATATATAATTCAAGCAAAAAAATATTGAAAAGAGCAATTGAACTAGGAGGATCTACAATAAGTACCTATAAAGCAGGTCACGGAATTTCAGGTAAGTTTCAAAATGAGCTGAAGGTTCATCTAAGGAAGGGCGAAAATTGCTTTAATTGTTCAAATAAAATTTTTAAGATAAAGGTTAATGGTAGGGGTACATACTATTGTGAATATTGTCAAATAAAGTATTAA
- the dnaE gene encoding DNA polymerase III subunit alpha encodes MKYCNILGVQTCYNFLDSTIKIKDYINFLVENNIKTAFYADKNIMFGALEFFEECNSKNIKPIIGLNFELDGADVYLYCKNNNGYKKVISLCTKIQENLENNIKMDFEQIEEFISNDIFWIFDPIIKQAKYYLLIKLKLEENNIFYSLSSKNTSFKDNRSIFTSKINYLYKEDFDSYKALKSINEGINYDELNIDNDKFYLDIEKISNDIDIDIHNSNIQYIIDNVIDDVVYDNKIHFLKYPNSLKMPSDSYLKFICENKLEEYVIKNNISDKNIYKKRLEKELETIFKMGFSDYFLVVNDFVIYAKENNILHGPGRGSAAGSLVSFLLEITKIDPIKYNLIFERFLNIDRVTLPDIDIDFQDDRREEIVEYLFNKYKKYHFATISTFQTIGIKNALRDCGRIFGIPVSDINEMSKNVSPNNLFDLEKAVNENITLTKFSKMYPKIFSISKKIIGLPRQSGTHAAGVVFCDEELYKVVPLKVGINGILQTQYGMNYLEKIGLIKTDILGLRNLTIIQEVIKNIEKNNKIKFNLEDINLYDEMTFQTLQNGETSGIFQLESNGMTDLVKRMKISSIEEIAITSALFRPGPQDNIDLLLNRKNKVVKTTYINESIKNILEPTYGIIVYQEQVLEIFKKVASLSYNQADIIRRAISKKNFDLIRSEKDIFIKKAEENGYSQKDSIDLWNYIEKFADYGFNKSHAIAYSIISYWMAFLKTHYKADFYCSLLNGVIRNENKTSQYIQELKKYNYNIIAPSIKNPNHIYFSKANNIFMPLGVIKYIGPEFLKKLKEIFIKDKFVFNNLLKLLTTLYKTTLTEQKYLALAYAGAFDNFQISRKSLILFKDQIFNLLRVIDNLKNNDIEILLPNFKDDKEDLLEYEKEYIGFYVSSHPIIELRKKIKNIDKLTKINALELPDMQVNILVYVDIIQIKKDKNDKEMCFLSCSDETGKIDLTIFSSIYNDIKDRIQKSGYYIFLIKSQYYKDNITFSLIDIKKEIKKV; translated from the coding sequence ATGAAATATTGTAATATTTTAGGAGTGCAGACTTGCTATAACTTTTTAGATTCAACTATAAAAATAAAAGATTATATCAATTTCTTAGTGGAAAATAATATCAAAACAGCATTTTATGCAGACAAAAATATTATGTTTGGTGCTTTGGAGTTTTTTGAAGAATGCAATTCAAAAAACATTAAACCTATAATTGGCTTAAATTTTGAACTTGATGGCGCTGATGTGTACTTATATTGCAAAAATAATAATGGCTATAAAAAAGTAATTAGTCTTTGTACAAAAATACAAGAAAATTTAGAAAATAATATAAAAATGGATTTTGAACAAATTGAAGAATTTATTTCAAATGATATTTTTTGAATATTTGACCCTATAATAAAACAAGCTAAATATTATTTGTTAATAAAATTAAAATTAGAGGAAAATAATATTTTTTATTCATTAAGTTCTAAAAATACTAGTTTTAAAGATAATAGATCAATTTTTACAAGTAAGATAAACTACTTATACAAAGAAGATTTTGATAGTTACAAGGCTCTTAAATCAATTAATGAAGGCATAAACTATGATGAATTAAATATCGATAATGATAAGTTTTATTTAGATATTGAAAAAATATCAAACGATATTGATATTGATATCCATAATAGTAATATTCAATATATTATAGATAATGTTATTGATGATGTTGTTTATGATAACAAAATACATTTTTTAAAGTACCCAAATAGTTTAAAAATGCCATCTGATTCTTACTTAAAATTTATTTGTGAAAATAAATTAGAAGAATACGTTATAAAAAATAATATAAGTGACAAAAACATATATAAAAAAAGATTAGAAAAAGAATTAGAAACAATATTCAAAATGGGATTTTCTGATTATTTTCTTGTTGTAAATGATTTTGTTATTTATGCAAAAGAAAATAACATTTTACATGGACCAGGAAGAGGTTCCGCCGCTGGTAGTTTAGTTTCTTTTTTACTTGAAATTACAAAGATAGACCCAATTAAATATAATTTAATATTTGAAAGGTTTTTAAATATAGATAGAGTTACATTGCCAGATATAGACATAGATTTTCAAGACGATAGAAGAGAAGAAATAGTGGAATATCTATTTAATAAATATAAAAAATATCACTTTGCAACAATATCTACATTTCAAACAATTGGTATAAAAAATGCCCTAAGAGATTGTGGTAGAATTTTTGGAATCCCAGTTAGTGATATTAATGAAATGTCTAAAAATGTAAGTCCAAATAATTTATTTGATCTAGAAAAAGCAGTTAATGAAAATATAACTCTTACTAAATTCAGTAAGATGTACCCAAAAATTTTTAGTATATCTAAAAAAATAATTGGTTTACCAAGACAATCTGGTACACACGCTGCAGGTGTAGTTTTTTGTGACGAAGAATTATATAAAGTCGTTCCATTAAAAGTTGGTATAAATGGTATTTTACAAACACAATATGGTATGAACTACTTAGAAAAGATCGGACTTATCAAAACTGATATTTTAGGCTTAAGAAATTTAACGATTATACAAGAAGTAATTAAAAATATTGAAAAAAACAATAAAATTAAATTTAATCTGGAAGATATAAATTTATATGATGAAATGACATTTCAAACCCTGCAAAATGGTGAAACCTCAGGAATTTTTCAACTAGAATCAAATGGAATGACAGATTTAGTAAAAAGAATGAAAATAAGTTCTATTGAGGAAATAGCAATTACAAGTGCTCTATTTAGACCAGGTCCACAAGACAATATTGATTTACTATTAAATAGAAAAAATAAAGTTGTAAAAACAACATACATAAATGAAAGTATAAAAAACATATTAGAACCTACTTATGGAATCATAGTATATCAAGAACAAGTTTTAGAAATATTTAAAAAAGTTGCTAGCCTTTCATATAATCAAGCAGACATAATTAGAAGGGCTATAAGTAAGAAAAACTTTGATTTAATAAGAAGTGAAAAAGATATTTTTATCAAAAAAGCTGAAGAAAATGGTTATTCTCAAAAGGATTCAATTGACCTATGAAATTATATTGAAAAATTTGCAGATTATGGTTTTAATAAGTCACATGCAATTGCATACTCAATAATAAGTTATTGAATGGCATTTTTAAAAACTCATTACAAGGCTGATTTTTATTGTTCATTATTGAATGGTGTAATACGAAATGAAAATAAAACAAGTCAATACATTCAAGAACTTAAAAAATATAATTACAATATAATTGCTCCAAGCATAAAAAATCCTAATCATATTTATTTTTCTAAAGCTAACAATATATTTATGCCTCTTGGGGTGATAAAATATATAGGACCAGAGTTTTTAAAAAAACTTAAAGAAATATTTATTAAAGATAAGTTTGTTTTTAATAATCTTTTAAAACTTTTAACCACTTTGTACAAAACAACATTAACTGAGCAAAAATATTTGGCGCTTGCATATGCTGGTGCTTTTGATAATTTTCAAATAAGTAGAAAAAGTCTTATTTTATTTAAAGATCAAATTTTTAATCTCTTAAGAGTAATTGATAATTTAAAAAATAATGATATAGAAATATTGTTACCAAATTTTAAAGATGATAAAGAAGATTTATTAGAATACGAAAAAGAATATATTGGTTTCTATGTGTCGTCTCATCCGATAATTGAATTAAGAAAAAAAATTAAAAATATAGATAAATTAACTAAAATAAATGCCTTGGAACTGCCTGATATGCAAGTAAATATTTTAGTTTATGTTGATATTATTCAAATAAAAAAAGATAAAAATGACAAAGAAATGTGTTTTTTATCTTGCAGTGATGAAACCGGAAAAATAGATTTAACAATATTTTCAAGTATTTACAATGATATAAAAGATAGAATTCAAAAATCAGGTTACTATATATTTTTGATTAAATCTCAATATTACAAAGATAACATCACTTTTAGTTTAATCGATATTAAAAAAGAAATTAAGAAAGTTTAA
- a CDS encoding DnaA ATPase domain-containing protein has product MDVNSIEDIKKNPDMISLINKYNITDETLIKNSKVISSFLKDYVFCKSNEPLVNCKQLMKGVQQKLIYKNKIFYITSKKCNHWLYENKFYKFDENILYCDYDKKSIRITLGDYVKTINETPKNLTVLNFLEKFKKTIDTSDWKGFYLHGAPGVGKTYLLKLVANTMAGLDKKVIFVSVNKLIKIIKDTFNNTFANERNNFFDKCCDVDVLILDDIGGEVVSDWSRDELLFGILNYRMENKLTTHFSSNFSIKELEDNYLNQKLKTSDQKSFDKIKTLRFTERIKGSAYAVNIKGSNKRY; this is encoded by the coding sequence ATGGATGTAAATTCTATTGAAGATATAAAAAAAAATCCAGATATGATAAGTTTAATTAATAAATACAATATTACAGATGAAACGCTTATTAAAAACTCAAAAGTTATTAGTTCTTTTTTGAAAGATTATGTTTTTTGTAAAAGTAATGAACCTTTAGTCAATTGTAAACAACTAATGAAAGGTGTTCAACAAAAATTAATATATAAAAATAAGATATTTTACATTACTAGTAAAAAATGTAATCATTGACTTTATGAAAACAAATTTTATAAATTTGATGAAAATATTTTATATTGTGATTATGATAAAAAAAGCATAAGAATAACTTTAGGTGATTATGTTAAAACAATTAATGAAACTCCAAAAAACCTAACAGTATTAAATTTTTTAGAAAAATTTAAAAAAACAATTGACACTTCTGATTGGAAAGGTTTTTATCTTCACGGTGCACCAGGTGTAGGTAAGACCTATTTATTAAAACTGGTCGCCAATACAATGGCGGGATTAGATAAAAAAGTAATTTTTGTATCAGTAAATAAACTAATTAAAATTATTAAAGATACTTTTAATAATACTTTTGCAAATGAGAGAAATAATTTTTTTGATAAATGCTGTGATGTAGATGTTCTAATTCTTGATGACATTGGTGGAGAAGTTGTTAGTGATTGAAGTAGAGATGAATTATTATTTGGAATATTAAACTACAGGATGGAAAATAAACTTACCACTCATTTTAGTTCTAATTTTTCTATAAAAGAACTTGAAGATAACTACTTAAATCAAAAACTTAAAACAAGTGATCAAAAAAGTTTCGACAAAATAAAAACACTTAGATTTACAGAAAGAATAAAGGGTTCTGCTTATGCTGTTAACATCAAAGGGTCAAACAAAAGATATTAA